AGGTATGATCTGGTTGCTCTCCTGCGTGAGAAGGGCGTGTTGGTAAGTGACGTGGATGTGGTGGTCAACTGCCACCTGCACTTCGACCATTGCGGCGGCAATCACCTGTTCAAAGGCGCTCGATTCGTGGTCCAGCGCACAGAGCTCGAGGAAGCCCGGACTCCCAATTACACGGTACGTGAATGGTTCGACTTCACGGGCGCTCGGTTTGAGATAGCTGACGGCGAGCACGAAATTTGGGCGGGCGCCACGGTTTTTCCGACCCCGGGCCACACCATGGGTCATCAGTCGCTTATCTTGGATAGTCCGAAAGGCATTGTTGTCCTCGCTGGTCAAGCCGCAGAGTCGCCCGAGGGGTTTGAGGAGGGAACTGGTAGTTGGGAGCCGGACCGCCAAGACATCGGTGCGGCCAGCATTGCTCGCTTGAAGGCGATGTCGCCGACGCGTGTGATGTTCGCTCACGACGCGTCTGAGTGGCGTCGGGGCTAAAGGTGCTATCTCATGAAGTGTCGTACCACTGGCGCGTGCAACCGACCACTGGCTACGTGCGCGGCCGCTGACGCGCCGATCCGTTGGACAGAGCTGGACGAGGGTGATCCCAAGGGGGAATGACCAGGCGGCATCCAGAGGGCTACCGCAGCGGCCGGAAGGTCTCGGCGAACCCCTCCGCCTGGAAGCGCACCACCTGCCCCCGAACCCGTCCCTCGACGGTGTAGACGCCCCGCACCTGCAGGAACACCAGTCGGGCGGGTGCGCCTTCCGGCGCCGCGGGGGTGGCGACGACGTCCCGCACCGCCACCGTCACGGCCAGACGGTCCCCGGCGTCGTTGGCCGCCCGGTACGTCATCCGTCCCGGCACCCGCACCGGGCGCCCATCCACCGTCCGGACCATCCGCCACGCCCCGAAGACGGGAGGGGTGGCGCGCAGCGTGGCCAGCAGGCCCGGCCGCGGACCTCCCGCGTACAGGGCGAGGAACATCTCCTGTCCGCGCACGGCCGGGTGGTGGAGTTGCCCGGCGAGGAGGGCAAACGTGGCCGTGCTGGCCGTGCCCCACTCCCACGTCACCGCCTCCCACACCCCCCAGTTGTGGTCGTGGTAGGCGACCCCCGCCAGCGGGACGGTCCGGGCGCCGAGGCGCAGCGCGCCATGGGCGGCGGCGCGCAGCGCCGGGACGACGTACCCCGAGCGGAACCCGCCGGTGCCGCTCCACTCCACGGGGGGGAAGACCAGCCCCGGTACCGGCCGCACGGTCAGGTCGAGGCTCGCCTCCGCCCGGCGCAGGCGTATCCGGTAGATCCCGTCCTGCAGATCGATGCGGTGGGGCCCTGCCCGGAAGGCGAGCGCGTCCGCACGCCCCGCCGGTGCCACGGGGAGGACGGTGTCGGTGTGGACCTCCTCCCAGCGCACGTGGCGGCCGTCGGGTAGCCGCAGGCTGAGACCGACCTGGACCCGCCCGTCGCGCGCGGCCACGAAGGCGAGGTAGCCGTAGGTGCCGCTGCGGTCGATGAGGTTGAAGTACCACCACTCCGCCCAGGTCCGTCCCGCCGGGCCCGGGGTCGGGCGGTGGAACCGGTCGATCGTCGCCAGCAGCGTGGCGGGGTCCGGCCGCAGCCAGGCCCGGTCGGCGGCGGTGTCGCGCCAGGCCGGCCCGGGTACGGCCAGGGCACTGCGCGCCGCCCGGGCGGCCTCGGGCAGGGCGGCGCTGGCGCGCGCCGGCAGGCCCTCCGGCGGGCCGTTCCCCTCGGCGGGCTCCACGGGGCGCACGTAGACCAGACGGTCCGTGACCTCGGGGGAGACGGCGGCGACGTCGTCGGCGTACCGCGGCCCCAGGAGGACCTGCCGCGCCAGGTAGCGCGCGTTGGGGATGGCCAGGTACATCGCCGTGACGCCGCCCACCTTGAGGAGCTCGGGGTCCACGCCCTCGGGGAGGAGGACCAGGTCGCCGCCGGCCACCAGGTCGCGGTCCTGCGCCTGCAGGAGCAGGGCGTCCCCCACCGCCAGGAGCGCCACCATCACGCCCACGCCCAGCCCGTACCCCAGCAGGAGGACGAACGTGCGGCGCGGCCGCGTCCCCAGCGCGCGCCGGGCCAGGAGCAGCGCCGCGGCGGTCATGCCGGCACCCCGTGGCGAGGGACCTGACGCTGGCCCGGTCCGCGCCGGCGGGTCACATCAGCACCCCGTCGCGGATGGTGAGCACCCGCGGCGCCCGCGCGGCCAGCTCGGGGTTGTGGGTCACCACCACCACGGCCACCCCCGCCGCGTGCACGCGCCCCAGCAGGTCGGCTACCTGCCGCCCGGTCTCCTGGTCGAGCTCCCCCGTGGGCTCGTCGGCCAGCAGGAGCGCCGGGCCGTTGGCCAGCGCGCGGGCGATGGCACCGCGCTGCAGCTCGCCGCCGCTCAGCTGGCCGGGCAGGTGGCGGGCGCGCCTCTCGAGCCCCACGTAGCGCAGCAGCGCGGCCACCCGGGCCTCGCATTCCCGCGGCGGCACTCCCGCCTCCAGCATGGGCAGCAGGACGTTCTCGGCCAGCGTCAGCATCGGCAGGAGGAAGAAGCGCTGGAAGACGAAGCCCACACGCCGCAGCCGCAGCGCCGAGAGCGCGGCGTCGCTCAGGCGGTGGGTGGGCTGCCCGAAGAGGCGGACCTCGCCGGCGGTGGGGAGGTCCACGCCCCCCATCAGGTGGAGCAGGGTGGACTTGCCGCTCCCCGAGGGCCCCACGATGGCGAGGAACTCCCCGGCCCGCACCTCCAGCGTCACCCCGCGCAGCGCGTGGACGGCGCTGCCGTCGAGGCGGTAGGTGCGGGTGGCCTCGCGCACCTCCACCAGCACCTCGCCCGGGGCGGCCGGGTGCAGCACGGTTTCCACCTCACTGCACCTCCCGGTGCAGCGTGGCCGCCACGTTGAGGCGGCCGGCCACCCAGGCTGGGTAGGCGGCGCCCAAGGTGCCGGTGAGGAGGAGCAGCGCCACGGTGCGTGCCACCGCGGCGGGGCTCCCCACGAAGAAGTGCAGTTCGCACGGGACGCCCGGGGCGCTGCGCAGGATGGCGTCGAGCGGGTCGCTGATCGCCGCACCGAGCAGGAGGGCCAGGGGCGTGCTCACGCCGGCCACGACCAGCCCCTCCATCAGGATGAGCAGCACCAGCCGGGCGCGGGAGAGGCCGATGGCGCGCAGGGCGGCCAGTTCCCCCAGCCGCTCGCCCACCGCCAGGGTGAGGACCGCGCCGATGAGCAGGAAGGCGACGAGCAGGCTGACGGCGCTCAGCACCGTGGCGAAGTGGGCGAAGTAGGTGAGCTGCCGGCGGATCTCCGCGACGATGGCCGCCACGGAGAGGGCGTCCAGCGCCGGGAAGGCGTCCTCGATCCAGGCGGCCACCCGCTCGGGGTCGGCCCCCGGCCGCACCTTCACCAGGAGGAGCGAGGCCTCCCCGGCACCGGCCCCGAGCAGGGCCTGGAGGTCGGCAAGTGGCAGCGCCAGCGTACGCTGCCCCGCCAGGTCAAAGGCGAACTCGCCCAGCGCCCCCACCCGCACCGTGATCACGCGCTCGGGGGTCCCGGTCTGCGGGCTGATGCGCGTGGCCAGCCGCAGGGTGTCCCCCGGCCGGAGGTCCAGCGCCTCGGCCAGCGGGCGGTTCACCACGACGCCCGCACGGCCCGGTCCCTCGACGCGCACGATGTCGGGAACCTCGGGGGTGAGGCCGTAAGCGAAGGCGGCGCGCCGCCGTTCGTTCGCTTCCGCGTAGAGGGTCGTACCCAGCAGCGGCGCCGCCCAGGCCACCTCGGGGTGGGCGGCGATGCGCCGCGCGGCCCGCCCGGCGTCGGGGATGGTCGCCTCGGTGGCGAAGGGCAGCGTCCCCGCGGGCAGGACGCGCAGCTCGTAGTGCAGGCGTCCCAGGCTGAGGGCCAGGCTGCGCTCCAGCCCGCCGCCCAGCATCGACATGTCGAAGAGCAGCGCCCCGGCGATGGTGACCCCGGCCACGAGCAGCACCGTGCGCGAGAGGGCGCGGCGCAGCGTCCGCCGGGCCAGCAGCCAGACCATCAGCGTCCCACCTGCTCCAGCGGCGGCCGACGGAGCAGCCGGGCCGCCACCGCCGCCCCCGCCCCCACCCCCAGGACGACCGCCAGCACCGCGGCGGCCAGCAGGGTCTGCGGCACCAGCACCGCGAAGCGCAGGCGCGTCTCGAAGAGCGGGCGGTAGTAGGCGTTGATGGCGGCGACGAGGGCGGCGCCCACTCCCATCCCCACCAGCGTCCCCAGCAGCGCCGCCGCGGCGGCGATGGCCAGGACGGCCAGCCCGATGGTGGCGCGGCTCACGCCCAGCAGGCGCAGGGCGCCGATCTCGCGCCGCATCTCCGTGAGCTTCAGGCTCATGATCGTCACGAGGAAGATGGCGCCGGCCAGCAGCGTGACGACGCCGATGGCGCGGTGGAAGCGGGAGACCACGACGAAGGTGCGCGAGACGTGGCGCGCCACCTCCTCCGCCGTGTAGACGTCCACCCCCGGGACCAGCGCGTCCAGGTCGCGCGCCACGACCTCGGCACGCTGCCGGTGGCGCAGGCGCACCACCACCCGGTCGACCACGTCCGCCGGCCCGGCTCCATCGCCGGCATCCTGCGCCGGATTGCCGCCGCGCGCGGGGAGGCGGTCCGGGGCCGGGGGGCGGCCGGGGGGCGCAGGGCGGTCGCGCGCCAGTTGGCGGTTGCGCACCGGGGTGCGGTCAGCGGCCAGGAGGGATTCCAGGTCGGGCAGGTGGAAGCGGAGGAGGAGGTCCTCGCGGGCCACGTCCGCCGGGTGCTCGGGCGGCGCCCAGACCACGGCCACGCGGAAGCGGCGGCGGGCGCCCTGCTCCGTGAAGGGGCGGGGGCTGACCTCGATCACAGCGCCGGGGCGCAGTCCCAGGCGCCGGGCGGTGCGCTCGGGTACGGCGACGGCGGGAAGGTCGTCGGTCGAGGCCGCAGCGGCCGTCCCCGCCGCAGCGTCCGCGGCGACGGGGCGTGCGCTCACCAGGGTAAGGACGAGCAGGAGGAGGAGCATCCCGACCCACCTTACCATGGCCTCCCCGGCGATCGTCCTGCGCGACCTGACGCGCCGCTTCCCTGTGCGCGTCGCTGGCGGCGCACGCGAGATCGTGGCCGTCGACCACGTGACGCTGGAGGTGGCCCGCGGCGAGGTGCTGGGCTTTCTCGGCCCCAACGGCGCCGGCAAGACCACCACCCTGCTCATGCTGAGCACGCTGCTGCCCCCCTCGGCCGGCACCGCGGAGGTCGAGGGGTTCGACGTGCGCACCGCTCCCGCGGAGGTGCGCCGCCGCATCGGCGTAGTCCCCACGGGGGCGCGCGGCGTCTACGCGCGCCTGACGGGCCGGGAGAATTTGCGCTACTTCGCCGCCCTGTACGGGGTGCCGCGGCGGGAGGCGGAGGCGCGGGCGGCGGCGCTGCTGGAGCTGGTGGGCCTGGCGGACCGGGCCGACGACCTGGTGGCCCGCTACAGCACGGGGATGCGGGCGCGCCTGGGGCTGGCCAAGGCCCTGATCCACGACCCGCCCGTGCTGCTGCTGGACGAGCCCACCCTGGGCCTCGACCCGCATGGCGCGCGGGTGGTGCGGGACATCATCGCCGCCCTCAACCGCGAGGGGAAGACGGCCGTGCTGGCCACGCACGACATGGTGGAGGCGGACCGGCTGGCCCACCGGGTGGCTATCATCGACCGCGGGCGCATCGTCGCCCTCGACCGGCCCGAGGCCCTCAAGCGGCGGGTGGCCCCCGATGGGGAGGCCACCCTGGAGGACGTCTTCCTGGCCCTCACCGCCCGGCCGCTGCGGGAGGCGGTTCGGGTCTGAGCGAGGCTGTCCGGGCCTGAGCGGTCATTGCGGCCCCCGCACGGGGCCCGCTATAATCGGCGTGAGTGCGGGAGTAGCTCAGAGGCAGAGCGTCTCCTTGCCAAGGAGAAGGCCGCGGGTTCAATTCCCGTCTCCCGCTCCAGCGGACTGCCGAACACAACTCGGTCCGGACCGGGTTCATCACGATACGGACAGTCGGTCGGACGACCGGCGCCCGAGGCGGCGTAGCCAAGAGGCAAGGCAGGGGTCTGCAAAACCCCCATTCCCCGGTTCGAATCCGGGCGCCGCCTCCAATCCTTAGTCAGGCCCGGAACCTCACACGCGCTGCTGCAGACCACTCTGGTGGGCAGGGTGGGATTCGAACCCACAAGCCCTGGCGGGCAAGGGGGTTTAAGCCCCTCGCGTATCCCTGTTCCGCCACCTGCCCGGCCTCATTGTACCTGCAGGTGCGCCGTCGGGTCGATGCCCGCGGCCTCCGGGTCCACCGCCCGCACGATGTGCCGCTCCGGGTCGTCCTCCAGGTCCAGCGTGTACGGCGCGATGGGGTCGTGGAAGCGGTTCTGCACGACCCGCAGCACCGGGCGCGTGAGCTCCCGCTCGCCCGGCCGGAGGACGACCCCCAGCTCCCCGGTGTCCAGCTCCACCAGCGACCCCACCGGGTACAGCCCCAGGGCGTGGACGAAGATACGCGCCAGCACCGGGTCGAAGATCGTGCCGGCCTTGTCCAGGATGAAGCGCATCGCCTCGACCGGGGCCATGGGCCGGTGGTAGGGGCGGCGCGCGGAGGTGGCGGCGTCGAAGAAGTCGGCGATCTGCACGATGCGGGTGACCAGGTGGGGGAAGCGGCGGGTGCCGATGCGTGGGTAGCCGGAGAGGTCGTAGTTGGCGTGGTGCTCGAAGGCGGCGATGAAGGCCACGCGGGCCAGGCCCGGCAGGTTGCGCAGCAGGTGGGCCCCGTAGACCGGGTGGCGGCGCATCACCACCTGCTCCTCGGGCGTGAGCGCTGCCGCCTTTAGCAGGATCTCCCGCGGCACCCGCACCTTGCCGATGTCGTGCAGCAGCCCGGCCAGCCCGATGGCGATGAGCCGGGCCCGGTCGACGTTCAGGCGCTCCGCCATGAGCAGCGCCAGGACGGCGACGTTGAGCGAGTGGTGCGCGGTGTCCTCGTCGTAGGCGCGCAGCGCGCTGATGCCCAGCAACCCGGCGCGGTCCTCCATGATGATGTCCACCAGCGAGTTCACGACCATCCGGGCCTTGCGCATCTCCAGGGGCAGGCCGCGGGAGGCCTGGAAGGTCAGCTCGTCCGCCACGCGCAGCCCGGCCCGGTAGGCGTCGCGCGGGTCCACCCGGAGGCGCAATTCCTCCGGCGCGGCCGGCGCCGGCCCGACGGTGATGTGGCGCACGCCGCGCCGGGCCAGGGCGTGGCTGGCGCCGCCCCCGCGGCGCAGTTCCGCCGCCGGCAGGTTGAGGACCTCGACGAGGTGCTGCAGCTCCTCCACCTCCACCCCGGCGTGGAACTCCAGCACGCCGACCTCCCGCTCGCGCAGGTCGAGGAGCAGGGCGTAGAGCTGCAGGCTCTCCTCCAGCAGGACGGTCCGCTCCACGTAGAAGGTGTCCTCGTGGATGGCCAGGCGCAGGGAGTGCCCGGCGGCCACCAGGCCGGCCAGGATGCCGTGGGCCTCGCGCATCGTCGAGGCCACGACGGGGTGGCCCGCCCCGTAGAGGGCCGCCGTGCGGCGGGCGCGGGCGATGACCCGCAGGACGTCGCCCGGCTGCAGCGGCCGCCGACGGGCCTCCCCCTCGGTCTGGCCCCACAGGCTGCGGGACGGGGTGGGCACTGCGGCCGCCTCGCTCATCGCGACGACCTCCCGCTCCCTGCGGCGACGGCCGCCTCGGCGGCGGCCAGGGCGCGGCGGGCCAGGTCGCGCAGCGTGCGCTGGCGCCCCCAGGCGAGCCGTCCACTCACCAGGCGGCGGAGGATGGGGACGACCTCCGGCCCGCCCAGGCGCTCCAGCGCCTCGAGGGCCGCCCGCTTCAGCTCGAAGAGCCGGTGCATGGGGTCGGGGCGATCCAGCAGCGCGGTGAGCTCCGGGAGCGCCAGGCGCAACCCCTCGGCGTTGAGCGCCTGCAGCGCCCGCAGGACGATGCGCCCGTCCGGGTCGCGCAGCAGCGCCACCAGGTGGCGCTGCGCCTCGGCCGTCCCGAGGCGCGCCAGCGCGTCCACCGCCTCGCGCCGGACGCGGTACTCCTCGTGGCGGAGCAATCCCGCCAGCGCCGGGACGGCCGAGGGGTCGCCGATCCGGCCCAGCACGTCCGCCAGGTTGCGGACCAGGTACCAGCGTCCGTCGCTCAGGTGCGCGGTCAGTTCCGCCACGCGTCCCCGGCCCAGCGCCGCCAGCAGGTCGCACAACATGGCGCGCATCCCCGCGCGCGGTTCGCTGCCCAGCGCCCGCACCAGCGGGCCCACTGCCGTCCTGCCCAGGGCCTGCAGGCAGGCCCGTGCCCCAGCCTCGTCGGGGGTCCCGCGCGTGGCCCAGAGCACGGTGAGCAGCGTCTCCAGGGTCTTGCCCTCGGCGGCCCGGCCGAGCACCTGGGCGGCGGCGGCCTGGGCCGGCCCGGCGGTCTGGGCCAGGGGGTTCAGCTCCCGCAGCAGGCCCTCCAGGACCGCCAGGTGGCGCCGCTCTGCCAGCCAGGGGAGGTGGGCGCTCAGGGCGTCGGCGACCTCGGCCAGCTCCGCCGGGTCCTCCTCGTTGCGCAGGACGTCGACGAGCGTGCGCACCGCGTCCACGGTCAGGCTCTCGTCGCTGATGGCCTGTGCCTCGCGCACCCGCTGTTCGAACTCCTCCTGGCGGACGATGGCCTGGCTCTCGTCGAAGGCGAACTCCGCCAGCAGCTCGGCGGCGGTGGCGATCGTGGGCTGGAGCAGCGGGCGCAGGGCCTCGCGCAGCCACCCTTCGGGCGTCCCCAGCCGGGGCGCCAGCGCCGCCACCACTGCCTCCGCGCGCAGGGGCCCGGGAGCCAGTTCGGTGAGGAGCCGGACCGCCTCCGGGACGTCTGCCCCCGAACGCACGATCAGGTCGGCGAGCTCCGCCGGGGCCAGCTGGTCGACGAGGAGGCGGGCGGAACTGTCGTTGCCGGCCCGGAAGAGCAGCGTGCGTGCCAGCGCTGAGCCGAGCGGCTCCTCCAGGTGGAAGGGGGCGTGGGCCAGGGCGTCGTAGAGGGTGGGCTGCTCCTCGAACGGTTCGTCGAGGGCCAGCCGGTCCAGGGTCCGCAGGGCGCGGTAGACGCGGTCGACCTGGTCGGCGGGCGGGCTCTCCGGGAAGACCTCCAGGGTCAGGGCGTGGACGTTCTGGAGGAGCCGCGCGGCCGACCCGGCGCCGCCGCGCACGATCTCCAGCAGGCGCTCCCGTTCGGGCCCGGCCAGTCGCCCCGCGCCGATCAGCTCGTAGAAGACGCTCATGCCGAGGCTCTCCGCCGCCTCTTCCTGCTCGAGCGCCATCTCGACGACCTGGACGGTGCCCACCTCGGCCGCCCAAAGGAGGTCCGCGACCCCGCCGGAGGCCTCCAGGCTCATCCGATCGCGCGCCACCGCGCCGAGGAAGGCGGCCAGGTCCCGCCGGGTCGCCGCCGGCAGGATGGTCACCTGGGCGACCTTGCGCGTGTAGAGGTGGAAGGCCAGGTCGGCGAAGGGGACGCCGTCCAGGACCTGCCCGTCGACCGTCAGCGCGTGCTTCGCCACCCGGACCGTGAAGGGCCCGGTGCCGTCCAGGTACGGGCGCAGTTCGCCCTCGAACCTCTCGAGCGCCTGGTCGGCTGCCGGATGCGGCGGCGGGTAGAGGGTGAAGGCTTTGACCGCCGCGTTGAGCCGTCGCAGCAGCCGGTCCGCCGCCTGCCCCTGCGACTCCATCGCTCCCTCGAACGCCCCCCCCTGCGCGTGCTCCACAGGGCGGCGACCTGTCCCCCAGCGGACATGCCCAAGACCGCGCCGCCGTTAGTCGGCTATCCTGAGGGGCGATGACCGGGGCAGGGGGCGTCATGGCCGACCTCATCGACGACCGCGAGGTGGACGTCGCGGTCATCGGCGCCGGCATCGTCGGCCTGGCCACCGCCGACGCCCTGCTGCAGCACCTCCCCGCCCTGCGCCTGGTGGTGCTGGAGCGGGAAGGGCGCGTCGGCGCCCACCAGACCGGCCACAACAGCGGCGTGGTCCACTCGGGGTTCTACTACCGGCCGGGGTCGGCCAAGGCGCGGCTGTGCGTGGAGGGCGGCCGGCTGCTGGCCGCGTTCTGCGAGCAGCACGGGA
The DNA window shown above is from Armatimonadota bacterium and carries:
- a CDS encoding MBL fold metallo-hydrolase, with amino-acid sequence MRIARLHVLDILTPSWHPRPNTLVSNYAYLVISSAGVLLFDTGLGPPHSWIDDHCRPKRYDLVALLREKGVLVSDVDVVVNCHLHFDHCGGNHLFKGARFVVQRTELEEARTPNYTVREWFDFTGARFEIADGEHEIWAGATVFPTPGHTMGHQSLILDSPKGIVVLAGQAAESPEGFEEGTGSWEPDRQDIGAASIARLKAMSPTRVMFAHDASEWRRG
- a CDS encoding ABC transporter ATP-binding protein gives rise to the protein METVLHPAAPGEVLVEVREATRTYRLDGSAVHALRGVTLEVRAGEFLAIVGPSGSGKSTLLHLMGGVDLPTAGEVRLFGQPTHRLSDAALSALRLRRVGFVFQRFFLLPMLTLAENVLLPMLEAGVPPRECEARVAALLRYVGLERRARHLPGQLSGGELQRGAIARALANGPALLLADEPTGELDQETGRQVADLLGRVHAAGVAVVVVTHNPELAARAPRVLTIRDGVLM
- a CDS encoding FtsX-like permease family protein; protein product: MVWLLARRTLRRALSRTVLLVAGVTIAGALLFDMSMLGGGLERSLALSLGRLHYELRVLPAGTLPFATEATIPDAGRAARRIAAHPEVAWAAPLLGTTLYAEANERRRAAFAYGLTPEVPDIVRVEGPGRAGVVVNRPLAEALDLRPGDTLRLATRISPQTGTPERVITVRVGALGEFAFDLAGQRTLALPLADLQALLGAGAGEASLLLVKVRPGADPERVAAWIEDAFPALDALSVAAIVAEIRRQLTYFAHFATVLSAVSLLVAFLLIGAVLTLAVGERLGELAALRAIGLSRARLVLLILMEGLVVAGVSTPLALLLGAAISDPLDAILRSAPGVPCELHFFVGSPAAVARTVALLLLTGTLGAAYPAWVAGRLNVAATLHREVQ
- a CDS encoding ABC transporter permease — translated: MVRWVGMLLLLLVLTLVSARPVAADAAAGTAAAASTDDLPAVAVPERTARRLGLRPGAVIEVSPRPFTEQGARRRFRVAVVWAPPEHPADVAREDLLLRFHLPDLESLLAADRTPVRNRQLARDRPAPPGRPPAPDRLPARGGNPAQDAGDGAGPADVVDRVVVRLRHRQRAEVVARDLDALVPGVDVYTAEEVARHVSRTFVVVSRFHRAIGVVTLLAGAIFLVTIMSLKLTEMRREIGALRLLGVSRATIGLAVLAIAAAAALLGTLVGMGVGAALVAAINAYYRPLFETRLRFAVLVPQTLLAAAVLAVVLGVGAGAAVAARLLRRPPLEQVGR
- a CDS encoding ABC transporter ATP-binding protein; translated protein: MASPAIVLRDLTRRFPVRVAGGAREIVAVDHVTLEVARGEVLGFLGPNGAGKTTTLLMLSTLLPPSAGTAEVEGFDVRTAPAEVRRRIGVVPTGARGVYARLTGRENLRYFAALYGVPRREAEARAAALLELVGLADRADDLVARYSTGMRARLGLAKALIHDPPVLLLDEPTLGLDPHGARVVRDIIAALNREGKTAVLATHDMVEADRLAHRVAIIDRGRIVALDRPEALKRRVAPDGEATLEDVFLALTARPLREAVRV
- a CDS encoding HD-GYP domain-containing protein; amino-acid sequence: MSEAAAVPTPSRSLWGQTEGEARRRPLQPGDVLRVIARARRTAALYGAGHPVVASTMREAHGILAGLVAAGHSLRLAIHEDTFYVERTVLLEESLQLYALLLDLREREVGVLEFHAGVEVEELQHLVEVLNLPAAELRRGGGASHALARRGVRHITVGPAPAAPEELRLRVDPRDAYRAGLRVADELTFQASRGLPLEMRKARMVVNSLVDIIMEDRAGLLGISALRAYDEDTAHHSLNVAVLALLMAERLNVDRARLIAIGLAGLLHDIGKVRVPREILLKAAALTPEEQVVMRRHPVYGAHLLRNLPGLARVAFIAAFEHHANYDLSGYPRIGTRRFPHLVTRIVQIADFFDAATSARRPYHRPMAPVEAMRFILDKAGTIFDPVLARIFVHALGLYPVGSLVELDTGELGVVLRPGERELTRPVLRVVQNRFHDPIAPYTLDLEDDPERHIVRAVDPEAAGIDPTAHLQVQ
- a CDS encoding HEAT repeat domain-containing protein, giving the protein MESQGQAADRLLRRLNAAVKAFTLYPPPHPAADQALERFEGELRPYLDGTGPFTVRVAKHALTVDGQVLDGVPFADLAFHLYTRKVAQVTILPAATRRDLAAFLGAVARDRMSLEASGGVADLLWAAEVGTVQVVEMALEQEEAAESLGMSVFYELIGAGRLAGPERERLLEIVRGGAGSAARLLQNVHALTLEVFPESPPADQVDRVYRALRTLDRLALDEPFEEQPTLYDALAHAPFHLEEPLGSALARTLLFRAGNDSSARLLVDQLAPAELADLIVRSGADVPEAVRLLTELAPGPLRAEAVVAALAPRLGTPEGWLREALRPLLQPTIATAAELLAEFAFDESQAIVRQEEFEQRVREAQAISDESLTVDAVRTLVDVLRNEEDPAELAEVADALSAHLPWLAERRHLAVLEGLLRELNPLAQTAGPAQAAAAQVLGRAAEGKTLETLLTVLWATRGTPDEAGARACLQALGRTAVGPLVRALGSEPRAGMRAMLCDLLAALGRGRVAELTAHLSDGRWYLVRNLADVLGRIGDPSAVPALAGLLRHEEYRVRREAVDALARLGTAEAQRHLVALLRDPDGRIVLRALQALNAEGLRLALPELTALLDRPDPMHRLFELKRAALEALERLGGPEVVPILRRLVSGRLAWGRQRTLRDLARRALAAAEAAVAAGSGRSSR